Genomic DNA from Lactococcus garvieae:
TTCTTCCTGATTATCCACCATTTCTTTAACAAAAATCACCCAAATAATAATCAAAGCTAAGATAAAAATTACCAAAAAAACTCGTATTTTGTCATTTATCTCAAAAAACAAGTTATAAATCAAATTCTCACTGGGTTTATCTTTCAACTGTTCGTATACAAATAAACCAATGGAGCTAATCCACCCTAAGAATTTAATATGTAATGAATTATAGCTTTTCCTTTTTTGATCACTTAACTGCAAAAAATCATCTTTTAGAATATTTATTTGATCAAAATATTTATCAGTTTCCTCCTTGATTATTCGATTAAACATTGACTTAGCACTATTTAAATCAGAGATATTAAGCTTAAAAGAGCCTTTTTTTAGAATAAGTTCACGAATAATTTTTAATCGAGTATACAAGTTATCTTTACTCTCAACTATCCAATTATAAAACTCAATCAAATCAGTGTTTACATCATCTAACTTAGCTGTAGTATTATTTTCATCACCCTTGACTTCGAATACAAATTCATTATTTTTGTATTCAATGACATTTGATAAAAATATTAAAATATAAATATTTTGGACGAGTTTAACTTTTTCTGTTTGTTCATAATTTTCAAAATGCTTTACAGAAACTATCAAATCAGATTTGGATAATCCATCAATATTATTTTCTAATAATATCAGTTTAAACAATTCAATTTCTTGACTATAATCATTAACTTCTTTTAGATTGTTATTTTCATAAATTTTAAGCTGACTGTTAAACTTCTTCTCGCTTAATTTTTCTGTGATATTTAGAAATTGGCTATTTTCTTCAATATAACGTTCTTCTAGGAATAATAAATTTTCTTGATTATGTAAAATACTATCTTCTGTGAAATCTAATACAGCGTCAGGAATTTGATTTTTTAAAAATTCAAAAGAAGTGAAATTAAAATTTCCTTTAGGACTCATTTCATCAACTCATCTGGAATATTTTTTAAAAATGCCTCAGAAACTGTTAAAATAAGTCTACCATTCTCAAATTTTATTCCATTCCGCTTCTTCAATTGCGCATAATTATCAGTAAAGATTTTAGTCTCTTTTGAAACTTGAATTGTTTTTTTATAGCTTTTAGCAATCGCTTTGTTTGAAATCTGAAATTGGGCATTCAATTTTTTAGATTCTTCAGAATAAATCTTGTTTAAATCTGTTAATTCAATCAAATTATTTCTTCGTAAATTATCAGCAAGTTGGGTTTTGTCAAAATTTTCATTACCAAATAAAAAATCTTCAGTTTTACTTTTAATCTCCTGAAAATTTTCCTGATTTTTTATTTGTTCGGAAAACAATTCATCTTCGTGAATTAATGAAATCAATTCCATTGAATCCTGATATTCATTTCGATTAAGTTCTAACCCTAAAAACTTGTCACGCCAAAAACCTGCTACTGTAGTATTCTTATCAATTACAGTCACATTTTTCAAATTTCCTGAAAAAAGACAGCCTTTATAATAATTTGACACAGTTGAAAAAGAATCACGCATTTTATAATGTTGGTCTTTGTCAATCGTCTCTATACTTTCAAGTTTTAAAAGTTGCAAAACATCTGATTCTTTTTTTACAAATAAAAATCCACGTGTAATCTGCTTATTTCTCGTACTATCTTTCTTTTTTTCAGCCTTTAATAATTCATTTGCAAAAAATGTCAAATCAAAATTTTCACTATCATGATACTTTTTTATTATTGAACTATCACTTGTAAAACATTCAATTTTTTGATGATCAGTATTACTTGAAGCAAAAATTTTATTAAAAATCTTTTGGATGTTATCGACGTCTTCAGGAACGAGTTGCTCCTCATACACATTTTCATTAATATCAAAAACTTTTATTGTCATTCCAACATCTTCACTTTCTCCTCCAATAATGGATATTTTTATAAAATTCATATTTTGAATAAAGATTTTGTTACTAGTAAATCTCATTTCCTTTATTTTAACATTTTATTCTTACCTAAGTCCATATATGTAAAGATAAAAAAATAACTTTCTTCCTATAATTAAATTAAAAATGTTAATTCTACATGTAGTTTCTAAAGCACAAATATATTAAAAGAAAAAAACATTTACAAAGTAAAAAATTGCTGAAAAAATAACAGCAATCCTTTATTTTATAAATTTTATCTACACACATTAACTGCTTGGTTAATTTCTTGGTTATTTTTACGCTATGTTTTTTATAAAGCCATGTTTACTGGACTAAACACAACTTTAAGATAAAGCTTTATATTACCATATTTTGCTGTGAGAGCCGAAATTATCATGGTATTTAGCAGGTGCAAGGGTTAACGTCTCGCGATCAACCACCCGTACATCATGATCTTCAAGCTCTACAATGATAATATTTTTAAATTTATCAGTATCTGCTGTAACTACTGTTGCTTTTTGTCCGTTTGATAATTTAATGATATCTCCTTTTTGCATCTTACTTATCCTTTCTGAAGTACTTCTTTTTGAGTAAAAAATCCTTTAATGAAATAGTAAACCTACTTACTACAAATTTTCCAATCAATACTTGAAATTAAAGTTATTCACAATAATTTAAATACTTATAGTAGCCGTACATATTCACATAGGTTTGCTTTTTATATCTAGAATCAAATATGTATTCTTTAAAATTTATGTTTTTCCTCATCGTTGCTAATTCATAATTTACTAAACTCAATGGTTTTTCAAATATTACTGATATCTGTTGTTTCGTTCTTGCTATTCCCATATATCTCCTCCTTTCATTCCTCGTCTATTTTACATTTATGTATTTTATCAGCTATTCTATCTTATTTGTAAGCTACGTCTTCTTAATATATAACAAATTATTATTTTATATCCAAACCAATATATATAAAAATCCCCGACGAAGCAGGGAAATCATCTTCATATTGCGGGAGTAGGATTTGAACCTACGACCTTCGGGTTATGAGCCCGACGAGCTACCTAGCTGCTCCACCCCGCGTTAATAAATAAAAGCTAACAAACTCCACAAAGTAACATTGTTCTATATAAGTCCACTACCTTAATGGATGTTATTCAAATACTATCCTCATTGTAGCACACTTAACTAAATTAACCTAATTTCCCAATAAACGTATTATTTTAAATTCATAAACTTACTTCTAATGATATTATTCTCTACTTCCAATCGTTTCACTTTTTTGAGTAATTTGTTATTAATTCCCCTTAGCTGTTTATTTTCAACTTTAACTTTTTCTTCACATCTCTTCAGTATAAAATTTCTTAACATTGTTCTCCTTCTATAATCCTAGTCTTCATTACCTTGGTCATTATTTCTTCTCATATCGAGTTTTCTATTAATACTTGGTATAAACTGACGTATTTCGCTTCCATTGAAACCTACAAAAAGTTGGTTTTTATCAATAATAATTGGAGTTTGTAATATTTCCACATGCTCCTCTAGATAGTCTATAGCCTCTTCAAATGACATTAAATCTAGGGTCTTAATAGCTGCTTTTGTCTTCCCCTTCATCGTAAGTCTATTTTTTAAAATATCATCAAACCCACCATCCGTTAATAATAATAGTTTTATTAATTCGTTATGAGTTATTTTTGTGATCTCGATACATTCTATTGCAATTCTATGCGTTTCAAACCATAAGAGTGCCTGCTTACTAGAAGCACAATTTTTTCGCCAATATATTTTAAGACTAATAGTACTCTCCCTTGGGCTTTGGTTAAAAAAAGCACTCCAAAGAGTGCCTTACAATTAAGCTTTATTAATATTTGTAGCTTGTGGTCCACGTTGACCTTCGCCCATATCAAATGTAACTTTTTCACCTTCTTCAAGTTTTTTGAAGCCGTTACTTTGGATTTCTGAGAAATGTGCGAACACATCTGCTCCATCTTCAGCTGTAATGAAGCCAAATCCTTTAGCATCATTAAACCATTTTACTGTTCCTTTTGTCATAGTATATATATTTCCTTTCAACTAGATTGTAAATCATTATGGTTAAAGAAAACATTTAAAATATATAACTTTGACTAAACTTACTTAGTACATAGTATCATGCTTATTTGTTTTTGTCAAATTGATATAAAAAATCTTCGTTCATGAATTAAATGCCAACAGTCAGAAACTCAACTGACTTTTGAAATATTTTTAATATATTTAAAATGATGTAAACCTTATAGATTAAAATATTTGTATAATGCCTAATCATACAGAAAAGAGACATCCGATATGTGAGAGATGCCTCTTTTCTGATAAATAATCTAGCTATAGATTACGCTCTATAGCTAGATATTTTATAAGTCATAGGAAAGTACAAATTTTTGACATAAGCACTGACCTACAACTAGTTTAGTATAACACTAATATCTCCGATAACATAATGATATAAGAAGCGAGACTTAATTTTATACATTTATCAATTTTTATTCTGCCCACCTTTTGCCCACTAAATTATTTTTTATCTATTATACTGTACTAATTCTGGAGTTATACTACATTACTCCATATCTGAAGTAAATATAGTTCCCTCTTCCTAAATAGTTTAGATTTATGTTATAAAAAATGAGCATATCAGTCACTCTTTAAACTTTTAAATGAGTACAATATAGGATACTAAAAAATTTGCAAAGTAAAAAGCTACTGAAAAGTTTTAATCAGCAACCCTTTATTTTATAAATTTTATTACACACATTTTAATTGCTTGGTTAGTTTTTTGGTTAATTATAATTTTATAGTCCTACAATCGCTTATTTACTAAACATCTTGAGACTTAAATTCATTTTCTTATTATAGCATTAATCATCTGGTAATAGCTTTGAATCTCTTTTAGGATTATAAATGTACGGTGGAACAATATAACGGAATGCTGTAGATCCTCCCTTAAAATTAACAAGTAATAAAACTCCTAGATAAGTTACCTAGGAGTTTTATTTTCTTCTTCGGTATCATATACTATCGTATATAGCACTGATATTTATTTTTCATTTAGCATACTAACGAATCCTGTTTTCCCTCACAGAACTGAACTATATTTAAAATGATTACTGCTCAAAAAGCTCATCACTTTCAAATTTTTTTATTTTTCTCCTATTCTGAGGAATAAATTGTCGTATGTTTTCTTCATTGTATCCTACTTGTAAATGAGAATCATCTATAATCAAGGGCAGGCGTAGTAAACTTTTATTACTGTTAACCCATCCCAATAATTCAACAAGAGTCAGTTCATTCATAAATGGTGCTAAATGCGAATAAGCCAAAGATTTTTGAGCAAGTATATCTGTGGTTCCCCTTTCGGTCAATGAAAGAATTTTAAAAAATTCACTTT
This window encodes:
- a CDS encoding bacteriocin, which produces MQKGDIIKLSNGQKATVVTADTDKFKNIIIVELEDHDVRVVDRETLTLAPAKYHDNFGSHSKIW
- a CDS encoding ArsC/Spx/MgsR family protein; amino-acid sequence: MSLKIYWRKNCASSKQALLWFETHRIAIECIEITKITHNELIKLLLLTDGGFDDILKNRLTMKGKTKAAIKTLDLMSFEEAIDYLEEHVEILQTPIIIDKNQLFVGFNGSEIRQFIPSINRKLDMRRNNDQGNED
- a CDS encoding cold-shock protein, translating into MTKGTVKWFNDAKGFGFITAEDGADVFAHFSEIQSNGFKKLEEGEKVTFDMGEGQRGPQATNINKA
- a CDS encoding ArsC/Spx/MgsR family protein; translated protein: MVKIYYTLANASSKKALQWLKKQKLDYEKINWSSTTKMTQSEFFKILSLTERGTTDILAQKSLAYSHLAPFMNELTLVELLGWVNSNKSLLRLPLIIDDSHLQVGYNEENIRQFIPQNRRKIKKFESDELFEQ